From Malaya genurostris strain Urasoe2022 chromosome 2, Malgen_1.1, whole genome shotgun sequence:
cccggataaactgacgcgattggtcaaagcaacgatggatagagtgatgtgctatgtccgagtatctgggacgctctcgagtcccttcgaatcttggAGAGggttacgtcaaggtgatggactttcttgtatcttgttctatattgccctggaaggtgtgattcgaagagcgaggatcgacacgagtggcatgatcttccgaaagtccgtacaactttttggcttcgctgacgatattgatattgacacgtaaccttgagaagatgatggatacctacatcggactgaaagctgaagctaggcgtatcggactgaccataaatgcgtcgaaaacaaaaaaacatgagaggaagaggctctagagaagaaacactacgcctcccaccactaatattgatagacggtgacgatatcgaggtggttgacgcgCTCGtctatttgggctcactggtgaccgccggaaaatgacaccagtagagaaattcatagacgtattttggcagggaatcgtgcgtactttggactcagaaaaaccctccgatcgagaaaagtacgcaaccgcacgaaattgaccatctacaaaacgctcattagaccggttgttctctatggccaggagacctggactatgctggcagaggaccaacgcgccctcagtgttttcgaaagaaaggtactaaggaccatctatggcgtagtgcagatggaagacggaacgttgcgtatgaatcacgaattgtaacagctgctaggagaaccacccatcgtacggacagctaaaatcggacgtctacgatgggctgggcatgtcataaggatgtcggacgacagcccagtgaaaatggttcttgaatctaatccgactggtacaagaagaagaggagcgcagcgagcaaggtggatcgatcaagtggagggtgatctcagaagcatccgtgccttgagtggctggcgacgagcagccatggaccgagttatgtggagaggtatgcttgatacagcaaaggacaccccaggcctatagctgttaggtaaggtaagtaagtgACGTATCAGTCCCGATGTTCAACTGTACGAGTATAAAGGTAAACCATGGTcataaatcgatcatttcttcttgtactTTGCACAGAACTGGACGTCTTGATGAGGACCTTCTACAAACAGCAGTAACAACAATCAGAGTTGCCAATGTTCAAGATCTATGTGGCAAATATCAGATTTTTCTCATTTCGACAAGCAATCTAACAAACCAAATCCCACCAGAAGCTAGGGTTTGCGGACATGAAATAACTCCATTTTGAATGAATCATTTAGAATTGTCTGATAAGTCGAGAATAAGTCGTTAATTTAATCTCGTCTGTTTAACTTAACGTCTGTGTAGGGCCTATGCGTAGGGACAACTCGAAGTCCTAACGTAAAGAAACAAATAGAGCTTAGTTTTAGTTTACATAGATTATACCAGATTTTTCTTCCAAAaggtacaaaatttaaatttttagctcTTGGCAGCCTAGGGTATAATAATACTCAAGGGAAACGCTTCGGAAACTGAAGTTatagatatgaattttagatctggatttcaAACCTGGATTTcagaactgacttctgaaccagaatttagttcctgaattcagtttcagttgataaattcagttacagaactcgttttcaaaattcagaacctTAATGCTGGAAAtaaattcggaacatggattctggaaatAGGTTTTGGAACTGAATACACTTCCTTTATtaaggttcggaattcaagttcagaattcagttctagaactaaattcggaacctagattctggaaatAAGTACAGTTCCATAACTATACAACTAAATTTATGatctgaattcttgatctggattccgaaccagatttttgcaactgaattttgaCTGCCTGCCACAGACTTCGAATTAAGTTCTTgaatccagttccggaattcggTCCTGGCCCAGAGTTTTAGTTATGGTGAAGATAGAAAAATGATGACAAAAAATACTCAACAGATGTGAACATCGGatgaatttcgaaaatctttatAGGATCACTAAAATATCCCAAAAGATAATGCGAAGTTcaacaattttatttgaatatgatTTCCGGAATAACAGGGCGATAtggacaaaaaaaatgaaaatatgtgcactaGCTGTTCATGAAGAcggctgaacctattttcacaaacttagattcaaatgaaacgttttAAGACGCCaccgaaaattccaaaattccatgttgatctgacttccggctccgaaattacagggtgattgatgcaaaaaaaaacaatttcacattacttactcactttcctcagagatggtgtGACCGAAAACTAAGGTtccatttattatttattttgaagaatacctcgttagtatatatgagaatatgagtaatatgagaaagacatcattacactacaAGGTGGATTAGGAGAGGTTTTGCCTTtccctatagaaaggtaatagcattgctggaaaacccgactttcgaacggagcttcggagacccatagagttatatacaattcgattcagctcgacgagtgTGTGCGTGTGCGCACCTTTCAAAGATTTTGCACGTGAAAccttacttactttactatggggcttaTTTTCAAGATTAACTTTGTACAAGAAAGGGCAAAactcaatcgtgaatatctcttgttgtatttgagGCAGCAATAATTTTTCTCTTTATCTTCGGAAATatatattcaacaatatatacaatttttcagtagcatgagataaccacagataactcaaaattggtttGTGGATATTCAGTCATATTGctatataatttgtattttcggCACGGGTTTGGCGAATATGTGGGGTGCATATTGGCTTGTATTATTCATTCAAAAAGGTCAAGTATTTTGACTTAACGTCTCAATTTGTTGGTTGGTTATCACAAAAACCGTCTGTTACAATCCTGGTGTCATTCCTAGACTTGTCTTTTCAACTCATCCTTGAAAAAATTGACGTATGATACAACAAAAAACGTCTTATGTTTTAAAGTAACTGTTTGTGTTTAATCTTTTAATCCTTATTATTAGTGTGTTATGTAGGATCGTCTATGCTACATCCAAATGGTATAAatggtgcttaaagcagttcaaactaaACTACCATctccacctagcagttcaatttaaaccgctaagcagacgtggaGTTTGCACTACtatcttgatcaaaaagttcccggaatcaccactgtgtggcgctctcagtcacctgattagatttttttttcaggttgCAGATCTTTCATTGGTactctatcaaattttcagcttgatacctggacatttgtaaaagttacgctgtattgaatacatctgcgattgtgcgtgtcctcggttctgtacaattttcaaaattgaattgaatttgcaacaacgagtttgcattaaattttgcgtttaaAACCGTTTCAATcgtgcgacgacattgcaaatgttagaagagtgtttcggcaagaatactctgaagaaaacagtcgtttatcagtgacAGGAGAGTTTCAGAAGTGACCATCGTTTTCAGTAGAAAAAGAAGGCGTtgctcacagttttcattgattacaaaGTTGTTGTGTATTATGAATTCTTTCCACAAGGCCACACCGTGAGCAAGGAGTATTATTTGTTCGTTATGAGACATTTTCGTGAAGCAATTCACCgaaaagaccagatttgtgggcaaacaactcgtggttcttacaccacgataacgcaccgtcacacaatgccaacgttatccgtgaacatttggctaaaaacgaaataCCATTCAGAAACAACCGAATTCGCCGGATTTTGCTTCCTGCGActtttcctattcggtcgactcaagaaaccgctccgtggaacgcgtttcagtacccgagatgagattatggaaaaatcgcagatggctctgatggccatacaGAAAACTGAATGTAAGCAGATGTTTCGAGAATTGGATCAAGCGATGGCATAAGTGTTTTACAGTCGATGGAGAGTACTTTGAGGGGgataatatcgattttgatgaataatggtGTATTTATAATTTTCTGAATAAGCTCCGGAAAATTTTTCATCCAGGTATTATTTATGCAACCCTTAAATAATATTGCACAGGATATTtattctgacgtctcaggcgaaaACGAGTGATGGTTTTTTACTGGCCGTCgtagaatgtgaacatttaggggttttgttggtttgtgcaaaaagcacataatttgtttctatttattcgCGTTTTGCCTTCGGCTTGTCAGTGCTTAAACCGCTAGGCGCGAAATGGCAGTTAcatgttcacattctgcgacggccagtaattagtcactcgtttacgcctaagacgtcagaaaagatattgcacttGTGCAATCACTTAGttaaatgaaatttaatctaatCGAATTGTTTTCATACCAGTGGTCTATACTTCTAAGTAAGTATTATACTGAATAAATCCTTTAAAATTGAATCACTATACGAAAGGCGGGCATTGTCTTGGAGAGAAACCCCAATTGTTAACTCACAGAATTGGTATTGTAGAGAAGGCTCCTGTCGTGCAATAAGTTGAAATACAAGTTATTCTAAAACAAGAtaacaatttaaaaatatttgcaacGATCTACTCCTATGTATCTTGCATATGGTGGAGCCATTTTCTACATTCACAGTACATCGtagattgaatataattttatcTTCGATGTCGAAAACTGACGGTAGGATCAAGCAAGGAATGTCTTACTTTTATGCCAAACATATTTGATCCTGATGCAATGTGTTAGAAATATCGAGTGAACACATTTTCATAACAAACGAAAGAAATTCCTATTTCTCTATAGGTCTTGAAACTCAAAAACCAATTGAAATTTACGAACGCTTTTTCATTATTTGTTTCACACACAAAAAGAAATAATCTTTTATATATCTCGAGACTGTCATTTCAAAGAATAAAAAGTTAACAATCTCCAGGTAGTTGTTCACTGGAAGtgaaaatttatatgaaaaatcgATAATAGTACAGCACCAGCATAATATAGCACTAGTTCAATACATCATAAAATACTTCCAACTGCTACatactttttttcaattattttgatttaaatagcCAATTACGACAAACTAATATTTCCAACAACCTTATAGAAATTCACacgtaaattttcacaaacaaactttttgcACTTATgagaaatattcctgctttgatAACAACACACCACATACGAATGACGTTTCTCTGTTATTTTTGCTAAGATTTTTTGTTGATATAGTTACACGGATAATatgcacggaaaataaaaactacctattatttgacttctttttaaccttattttgagtttttttgaatcttttcttccgTTTGCTCCATTCATTGTTgttaaaatacaaagagcaaaaccacccaacagcgagagtattgttcaataagccaaaattaagtaaaccgtatcaacTGTATCAATACGACTCAATTGTAGACTAAATATAACTTAccattgagtagatataactaaTCTTCAAGTATTTTTCGCACGTgccttacggaaactacctagagccactttaccaaaAATTGAACGGAACCCTGAAATGGGTGGCCGAAGCAGGATTGGCCATTCAGGGATTAGCCACATTTTGTGCTCTATAGAggccagaaaaagtcgaaaacacgttttcgttcggcacgtcagtagaGGCATTGCATTACGATGCAAagaaaaagtgttctgcaaatagcagaaactttacgtctgcttagcggttcaagttgaactgccgagttttgcattaggcagttcaatttgaactgctatgcactgatgagtcaaagacgaaacgtaaacatatcagcGAAAATCTTACTGACAGCATCCTAATAAAAGTGTCTTGATACATTCTTGAAAAACGAGAGACGAACCAGCCACCGGCTGAGAGTctctttaataaagaaaactaactaACTTCTTAAAAATTTCTGATTACATTAAATTACATTGCGACTCAAACCCCCACCTTCTGTTTTAACTAATTTCGCCGTCGATGTTGTGTATAGGAAAGCATTGGTTTTATTTGTACCTCCTGAATTTTCTGCTCGGAATTAATGTTTTCGGAAACTGAAATCTTCAGACCaatgtttttttgaaaatataattaattataaataaaatccactacatcttttttctttttcgacgTTTATCATCATATGGTTTACCATCGGAATCGGATGAAGTAGACGAACTCGAATCACTATCACTGCTCGAACTACTTTCGCTGTCGCTTGATTCAGACGAAGATTCAGAAGAACTCGAGGAGTCACTATCGGAGTCACTACTTGAACTGCTTGATGACACTGGTCTACTTTCTTTTATTTGATGCTTTACATTTGAGTTGCTGGTTGTATTTGCCCTAAAATAATTTGAGgtaaacttaatattttcttGATTTCTCATTCATATGCCTATTATACATACGTTTGGTTTTCAAGTTTGTTCAGGTTTTTCTTTAGTACTTGAGTACGGGAAGACCTGTGAACATATTTCCGTTTGCCCTTGCACTCATAACTCCAGTGACCAAATTCGAGACATTTCTGACACCGAATTCCCTTAGGAAAGGCTGCCGCAATTTTGGCTTCTCTGTTTatgaaaaaacaaatcaaaatatgtATTCTGACTTTGCGAGTGATACTTACTTTTGTTTTTGTGCCAATTTGAGCGCTCCTAAATGCATGGTTGATACAAGCCAATATGTCTGCAATTCCAAAGGTAACAATCTTAACACAATATATAGTGTGCAAATTATCCGACTGATCCAAAAcaagaaattccaaaatagCGCTAGTGGTTTCGTTTCGATTAGAGACGAGTAGTATTATTATCGTCGAGTCGCAAAAAGAAGAGAAATGTCATAAGGGAAGAGTTGCCAATTAAATTGTTTGTTACACGAttgttcaatgttactctaaagtgagtacaatttcattCTCTTTCACCACAGAAAACATACATCCGTTAGTAATTAGCAATTTGCCTATGAAGGCGCTTTGAGGGGCTCTTGCATACAAAATCTTCACAACGGTGATTATTACTAACTTGTATGCTTTAAACagctttttaaaataaatttgagcTAACTTGGATTTCTGTTGTCTGTACTTTCGCTGAAAGTATAACCGACGACGgtagaaccgacgacacgacctgccactcatcTATTAACACTGTATCACAAAtttaaccacagactaacagacaggacactcaaattagattcttcaatcattttaacggtcatttcgaatattcctttatttgggatagtactcacatgtgtcatgatggcgccacgttaccctatcaaaaacatcctgtctgtcatctatactgtgtttgtttttttcatttaccatcagagttgccattcatgcagaattacctgtaatgtattgatttgtatacgtccatgcgaatatcatgcaggatacagatttattacatattgccaaaactatatacagaattatgcctacttctcatcctccaaggcaatacaaaatcgaacccgttttgttacaatatttacttgcttctggtctgccgccacttaatttcgggtgaaaactaccaacacaataaaaaatagtctagatgaacaacgttgagtcaaataaatggttaccttccaacatcgcgaaaaagttaaatatattatcaacgtaatccaataatttattgtgacgattcattttcaaatattttgatgaaatcaggcatccctgcaagcagctgatcggtgttgacaaacgaggggaaaccaactagtaaaaaaacttttacataacacaaggggcgtacagatagtaaatatttcgcgcagtacaatataggtggaactagtgcatcacgaaaaattatttttataagaatttactcatactgtcatgtctgttagtcagtgatttaactaccccttagtaactcgtaatgtcaaaatcaTTCGAAAAATATATGTTACTGGCCACCAAGACTAAACAACTGTTGTTttcgaataacagttaccatcagagcttaaaattgtcacacattctcaatgaaagaaaccatttcagcagtctcatttttaatgttttactgtctcatttgtaaatgaccgacaccagaacaaacgaagagagacgaagcattttcgattctcatcgaaaaaatgagagagcttaattgccaacgtcactctttcctctgtgactagacgaaaccaaaataacgtcttcaggtagcaacagcagaattttaattttaattctttcatcgatgtattgaaatgtatgaaaatgacttttattagctctggttaCCATCACCGTGGCTACCGGTTTCggtcaggcgcgtatacagtggggtgttttaggggttcaaaccccctccgaaaatCCCAAAAAATTTATACTATGAAAACATTCCTCTTTAAATAgttaagtcaattataaaatgaataattttcaacaaacgactttttaaccaaatatttttcatgtaaatatatacacatttcaattcgtatggaaattgatcaacatgttctgaaacaccccccgaaaattttttctgggtacgcgcttgGTTTcggtaataaaaacaaataaattttgtctaaatttgtggaatacaatttgtgagaaaaaaaacacgGTTTTATCTGTATGTCAACCGTTAAAATGATAAGATTGTGTAAATATCGATCTGCTCATAATTTTTCATGTAATGTAGAATATTGGTTGGTTTTATCATGAACAATTTTGATGAAACTTTTATAATATTAACAGTAATAATAGTATTTTAATTCAATATCTTAATTTTCATCACTAATCTCTTTCATCCAATATTATTTAAATGTGATATCATCTTGTCAAGAGAAAAGTTCACGTATTTCAGTCTCATGAAAAATCGGTACTATGTGAATATCCATTTCGAACTGATATGCGGCAATTCTTGTATAGTAACAATCAGTATATAATTTTGCGATCTTTTTGATTCTTTAAAGCTTATTTTGCGAAAAGAAATTACGCAAAGGACATAATTTGGATTACTTTAAAATCCGAGATTTCACCAGAAGTTGTCTAGaaagttttaaaaagaaattatatgtttgaATAATGATGATGTATGAAGCTTTTACCTACGGGTAATTGAAGTCCCGGATTCTGTTTTTCTTCTTTTAGAAATGTACCATAAACGATATGCGAATACACCATACAATAGACGTCTTTTCGTATCTAATGGATGCAAGGCTCGTTCCCGAAAGGTCCGTTATTGGAATATCACTGACGCAATAGTCACCGATGGGATCGAAACTGCTAATTTGTTGAGTTATCCGACTGGATAACGATCCCTACCGAATTTGAATCATCTACCGCAATAGAGGAAATAGTCGGttgaatttgaatgaaaattgaaaaattcttctCGTTACTTGTTTAAGTTGTTTGTGtttatttgaacttttgaagAACCTTGGTAATAAGCTCGTAGCAACCAGAGCAGTGTTGCtccagaaaattattttgatcatTACCAAGGGGTTGCTCAATTGATGGTAACTGAAGGTGAATTGTTAACGGACACTTTTAatactgatttttcttcggagtttcTGGTCGTTTCGTCGgtagaaacaaatacaaattatgatacggaatgcttcgacaaattttcaagaacacattttgcatcgtgcggtacactgtcatgatacactgtcagagtgacaatgtactttaacgaattttctataaaactagcaacgctGAAGGGTAAtaatatgttcacattagcgctggtatcaagtgatatacggatatacttgatatccgatgatatcatgtgcgatatcacttgatatcccatacaattcgatgtcaacgcgtatcaccattttggcatgatatccgggatatcatgtcgagttgtcaaaagtcgcaactagcaacacggatgatgacattgaacgcactcatttatgaacgtcactttgagagtgacaataaacaatcattataatttcaaatttttcaacgaatactggcgttcggagaccattaattgcaagacttcaattattgattgaattgtaggagagaaaagcaagattattgatcttactcctaatggaaacattaaatatgtaaatttgattgtcaaacgattcatttcgatcatatgtgaacacttccacgtgatatgcatatcatctcggtatatcaagtgatataagcgctaatgtgaacatggcatAAGAACagtcccgcatacgcatggctgccagatggctgactaaacgctgccagctggaaaaatatggctggcagacattctggtgaccgactgcctcaccgctgccagatatacaactcaaacgatacaaccgtatccaccaggatttttccacattgaaatctttgacattttcagcgaaggtgagaagattaAAACGCTccgctaacttagatacaggcgactttgttttgtcaaattggatttgacaaccgtcactgaatcaatgttggtagccgtctggtggccatggctgcacaggtagccaaaacgctatgcggggttCATCATCGTTACTgcttattatagtgaaaaataaataaacaaacagtttttatctgataatcaagattacaagcgaaatgtaagataaacaataatctagaatggttaagccacaaTGAATATTATAGGTTGAAACGAACTGGTAAATATGTTTAACACTCTGCGTTCGCACATTAGTTATAGGAGGAGCCGCGTGGTTGATCATGAATCATTGTACCGGGCGTTTTTTTtgtataccatgcgtctccatattTCAAAAGAAGGAGCCGCACGGACTAATAGATCTCACATTTGGGTGAACGACTTCTACAGTTAAAACTGGAGTAAAATGAAGATATACAAAAACGAGATGATTCACTACTAGTTTTCTATTTATTACTAATTACACCAATGTGCTGTGAAGGTAATTCATATCGTTATTATTAGAACTAGCGGATTGTATATTCGATTGTATTTATAATTGTAGATTCgttggtgtttgtgttcatttttcatcttttgtgctagtgccgatGATATTTAGattataaacataaacaaacgatctccttccacattttcaaactatcgcaatgaaagggagatattggctaggcttacttgttaatgctgtgaaccaaacattggcgtttcgtttgtatgggactttggggtattattatttgtatttggttccagggcgatgagtgtcagttttccaatcgccgtatagattaaacatatgtacaacaccgaaagataaAGAATACACACAACGaatgatgcgtgctttgttctatttcgtacatgcTATGAAGAAACGGTTACGCATGTCTACTACTGGTGTGTCATATTGGTAAAAAATGGTGCTGCCGTTGATACAAATTTTGactattctatgataagtgcgaccgaaggaATAAACGAacgtcattgaattcaaaattatttgaaaaaatatgcaattttcacagccggtaatGCAGTAATACCGTTCCAGTTCCGATTTcgaaagaattggaaatggtgattggaaactgcaaaaaggatattactcactcatttttcttcaagatggtcaaatcgattttcacaaattccgttcgaaactgtaagacttttctattGAACCTATaatagaaaagtcttacagtttcgtacggaattcctaaatttcttttggatactacttccagttccgaaactactggcaaagacatcatattaaccagatatccagctctcacatttcccgaacaaataattggcaacatccttttttgcgagcatgtcgccctcatgtgagtccgcatcgaatctcatacatagaagtaggggagagaaatgtcaaattcgtacgcgccaaaatagcagggctgcgcacccatacaattgacatgacatgttgaatgagacgccgtgcgatggcgttgctgaactgaagattgagatcaccccaagctgacagggtctgctactgggtaaacaggatttgtagagtttgttagattaggtccgaacaaacttccttatttctattcaataaaaagttgttttagcgaattccacagtaatatttataatgttataagtaatatgagataggcatcattacaccactaggtgcattaaaacaagttttacatGTAAGGTCGAAATGCTACTGATGTATGATCCTAAGTAGCGAGCATTATTCTAGTATTACTAACTTTTCTCCTAATTACTTACCACAGAAAAGTTCGAGATTCTTCCTAAATCTAGATCATATGAGTTAATAACTGTTCAAGCTATTATAACAGAAGGTAACTCAACAAAGTGGGGAAAAGATTCCTCAaaattacaatgtcccatacgatccaTCAAAAAATATCgtatcagtaatcgtgaaccagtgaacttagtaATAGTGAAATTTGgttgacccttcgttaataatcgtcgataaacatttgaaaatgacggTAAAATACCATAGTAACAATACAAAATTGGAAGTAAGTAAACTTTTGtaaaaatatcacaaaaaatattctgttacttccattcactttaatgcttcataagataagattataacaaattgaatatattcttagtaataatttaattgatttttgaaGTTCTTAGATTTACTCGTCATGCAGAAAAATACcgagatttttttcatattgcaGCTTAGGATTGGTACTACATAAACAAACATAGTTATAGTaacgacgcatgtagcgattcgacgcttgttgctttgtttcaaataataattgaactacaACTGACGGTGATCCGAAATCATCGAGGGATCGTATTTGAATAGTACATGAAAAATCATAgactattccatcttgagtttatctttggctaATAGCCATGATATGTTAACAACATATAATTAGCGATTTATTTCTCCCcatgaaaattgttttaatcAGTTTATGATCACTTTTCCCAGCGCTTCGGGAACTGGAAACTGAAGACCATTGTAGccaaaagcggcccttacacgagcattatttttctcatttttaattatgactaagtaatgatgtatatcaagttgatagaaatctcgtcattactgcaccattataCGTTCAttcaaatgatattattttttcgtaatgatatttttaatgactcgtgtaagggccgcttttacCCGCTGgtaaggaattctggcaacctttagaagactggctgcattccggctgctgttgaAATTGTTCAGGTGAAATTGCGTCACTATCTCGCCgtatgtgtcttgtttatttctctcttccttcttttttctttttttttattcgacttaatttgatgtt
This genomic window contains:
- the LOC131429688 gene encoding zinc finger CCHC domain-containing protein 10; the encoded protein is MHLGALKLAQKQKEAKIAAAFPKGIRCQKCLEFGHWSYECKGKRKYVHRSSRTQVLKKNLNKLENQTANTTSNSNVKHQIKESRPVSSSSSSSDSDSDSSSSSESSSESSDSESSSSSDSDSSSSTSSDSDGKPYDDKRRKRKKM